In Pseudomonas saponiphila, the genomic stretch GGAAGTTGTTGGAGAAATACAGCACACCGCCCGGGGCCAGGCGCGCCATGGCCAGGTCCAGCAACTGCACCTGATCACGCTGTACGTCGAACACCCCTTCCATGCGCTTGGAATTGGAGAAGGTCGGCGGGTCGATGAAGATCAGGTCGAACTCGTCGCGGCAACTCTCCAGCCAGGCCATCACGTCGCCCTGCTCCAGGCGGTTTTTGTCGGAGAAACCGTTGAGGGAGAAGTTGCGTCGCGCCCAGTCCAGATAGGTTTTCGACAGGTCGACACTGGTGGTGCTGCGCGCCCCGCCCTTGGCCGCATGCACGCTGGCCGTGGCGGTGTAGCAGAACAGGTTGAGGAAGCGCTTGCCGGCGGCTTCTTGCTGAATCCGCATGCGCATGGGCCGATGATCGAGGAACAGCCCGGTATCCAGGTAGTCGGTCAGGTTCACCAGCAGCTTGACCCCGCCTTCGCGGACTTCGGTGAACTGGCCCTGAGCACTCTGGCGCTCGTACTGCTTGGTGCCGCTCTGACGCTCGCGACGCTTGATCACCACCCGGCTCTTGTCCACGTTCAGCGCCTGGGGAATCGCCGCCAGGGCGTCGAACAGACGAGCCTGGGCCTTCTCCGGGTCCACCGACTTGGGCGCCGCGTACTCCTGCACGTGCACCCAGTCCTGATACAGATCGATGGCCAGGGAGTATTCCGGCATGTCGGCATCGTAGACCCGGTAGCACTCGACGCCTTCGCGCTTGGCCCATTTGCCCAGTTGCTTGAGGTTCTTCTGCAGGCGGTTGGCGAACATCTGCCCGCCTTCGCTCAGGCGTGCCTGCTCGACCACCGGGGCCGGAGCCGGCTTGATCGGATTGCCATTCTTGTTGAACTGGCGCACTGGCGCCTCGTCCGCCGCGGCCTGGGCCTGCTCGCGTTCCACCTGGCGCTGCTCGGCGGTACGCCGCTCGCCGGTGACGAACTGATCCGGCAGGACCTTGATCAGCAGCAGCTTGCACGGCAAGGCGCCGTTCCAGAACGAGTACTGCTTGTGGCTGCGGATGCCCATGCGCTTGCCCAGGTCCGGGGCGCCGGTGAACACCGCCGCCTCCCAGTTGAGACAGGCCTGACGCAGGCGCTCACCGAGGTTCTGGTAGAGGTACAGCAGGCTGGCTTCATCACCCAGGCGCTCGCCGTAAGGCGGGTTGCAGATCACCAGGCCTTTCTGGTTCTGGTCCGGACGCGGCTCGAAGGTGCCGACTTCGCCCTGATAGATCTTGATCCAATCGCTCAGGCCGGCACGCTCGACGTTGTTGCGCCCCGGCTGGATCAGGCGCGGATCGGCCTCGTAGCCACGGATCCACAGCGGTGGCTTGGCCAGGCCGGCCTGGGCCCGGGCCAGCGCTTCATCATGCAGCTTGCGCCACAGCGCCGGCACATGACCAAGCCAGGCGGTGAAACCCCACTGCTCGCGCTTGAGGTTGGGCGCGATGTCGGCGGCGATCATCGCCGCTTCCACCAGGAAGGTGCCGACACCGCACATCGGGTCGGCCAGGGCGCCGCCCTGGGCGGCAATACGTGGCCAACCGGCACGGATCAGGATCGCCGCCGCCAGGTTTTCCTTGAGTGGCGCGGCGCCTTGCTGCAAACGGTAGCCGCGCTGGTGCAGGCTATGGCCAGACAGGTCCAGGGAGAGAATGGCTTCGCCACGATCCAGGCGCAGGTGGATGCGCAGGTCCGGGTTGAGCTTGTCCACCGAAGGACGCTCGCCGGTCGGGGTGCGCAGTTTGTCGACGATGGCGTCCTTGACCTTCAAGGCGCCGAAGTGGGTGTTGTCGATCCCCGAACCATGGCCGCTGAATTCCACCGCCAGAGTGCCGTCAGCCAACATATGGTCCTGCCAGTCGACATCCAGCACGCCGTGATAGAGGTCCTCGGCATCCTTCATCGGGAAGCGCTTGAGCACCAGCAGCACCCGGTTGGCCAGGCGCGACCACAGGCACAGACGATAGGCCGTCTCCATGTCGGCCATGCCGCGCACGGCAGAAGTGTGCTCACGCGCTTGCTCAAGGCCAAGCCCGACGGCTTCCTCGATCAGCAGGCCTTCAAGGCCTTTGGGGCAGGTGAGGAAGAGTTCGTAACGATCCGACATGGGAGTACCAGAGCCTTTGGCAATAAGTGAACGGGCAACGCATCGCCCGCTCGGTTTTCAATCAAGCGCTTTTCTTCAAGAGCGCTCGTGTGGCACGAATCTGTGCCGTCCCACCCCAGCAGGCAGGCTTTCTTGCAGGGCAAAAGAGCTTTGAGGCCGGGACAGATAAAAAGTCAGGGCAACAAAATGACATAAGTCGACCCTTCGTCGAATAGTAGTTGAGTGCAACCGTTCGACATTCTCACTAAAGCATTAACCTCATCATCTAGTCAGAGGCTGATCACAGCGGGCTTTGCCTGACAAACAGGATACAAAACCACCCTCGGCTTATGGCCTGGACAGCAATATCGTTACGTCCTTATGACAAAACGATCATTCACTTGCTGTGACCTATTGGTTAGAACTCAACACAGGTTGGCGCCGCAATGGCGCCAACATCAAGGCTCGCCACGCCGGCAGCGAGCACCAACGGCA encodes the following:
- the rlmKL gene encoding bifunctional 23S rRNA (guanine(2069)-N(7))-methyltransferase RlmK/23S rRNA (guanine(2445)-N(2))-methyltransferase RlmL gives rise to the protein MSDRYELFLTCPKGLEGLLIEEAVGLGLEQAREHTSAVRGMADMETAYRLCLWSRLANRVLLVLKRFPMKDAEDLYHGVLDVDWQDHMLADGTLAVEFSGHGSGIDNTHFGALKVKDAIVDKLRTPTGERPSVDKLNPDLRIHLRLDRGEAILSLDLSGHSLHQRGYRLQQGAAPLKENLAAAILIRAGWPRIAAQGGALADPMCGVGTFLVEAAMIAADIAPNLKREQWGFTAWLGHVPALWRKLHDEALARAQAGLAKPPLWIRGYEADPRLIQPGRNNVERAGLSDWIKIYQGEVGTFEPRPDQNQKGLVICNPPYGERLGDEASLLYLYQNLGERLRQACLNWEAAVFTGAPDLGKRMGIRSHKQYSFWNGALPCKLLLIKVLPDQFVTGERRTAEQRQVEREQAQAAADEAPVRQFNKNGNPIKPAPAPVVEQARLSEGGQMFANRLQKNLKQLGKWAKREGVECYRVYDADMPEYSLAIDLYQDWVHVQEYAAPKSVDPEKAQARLFDALAAIPQALNVDKSRVVIKRRERQSGTKQYERQSAQGQFTEVREGGVKLLVNLTDYLDTGLFLDHRPMRMRIQQEAAGKRFLNLFCYTATASVHAAKGGARSTTSVDLSKTYLDWARRNFSLNGFSDKNRLEQGDVMAWLESCRDEFDLIFIDPPTFSNSKRMEGVFDVQRDQVQLLDLAMARLAPGGVLYFSNNFRKFQLDENLATRYQVEEITAKTIDPDFARNSKIHRAWKVTAR